The following coding sequences are from one Nicotiana tomentosiformis chromosome 3, ASM39032v3, whole genome shotgun sequence window:
- the LOC104121493 gene encoding 3-epi-6-deoxocathasterone 23-monooxygenase CYP90D1: MDSTLWNLLATVLILFLISALIIIFHRKFIIKPTSSIYIIQLPLGNLGWPFIGETLEFISCAYSDSPESFMDKRRHMYGKVFKSHIFGSPTIVSTDAEVNRSILQSDAKTFVPFYPKSLTELMGKSSILLINGSLQRRIHGLIGAFFKSPHVKARITHDMQKYVQQSMANWHENCPIYIQDQAKNIAFQVLVKALIGIDQGDQLEFLKSQFQEFIAGLMSLPINIPGSRLHRSLQAKKRMVKLIQRIIQEKRDRSTVSTVSEDVADVLLNDTSEELTDNLISDNMIDLMIPGEDSVPVLITLAIKYLSDCPAALQQLTEENLTLKRLKEKQGETLVWSDYLSLPFTQNVISETLRMGNIIIGVMRKAVKDVEIKGYLIPKGWCALAYFRSVHLDDNLYDFPFQFNPWRWQNKETNNYNFTPFGGGQRLCPGLDLARLEASIFLHHFTTQFRWVAEEDSIINFPTVRMKRGMPVWIKRREQTTTE; the protein is encoded by the exons ATGGATAGTACCCTTTGGAATTTGTTAGCAACAGTACTAATCCTCTTCTTAATATCAGCATTAATCATCATTTTTCATAGGAAATTCATCATCAAACCAACATCATCAATATACATAATTCAACTTCCTTTGGGAAATCTTGGATGGCCTTTCATCGGAGAAACCCTAGAGTTCATCTCTTGTGCCTACTCTGATTCCCCTGAAAGCTTTATGGACAAGCGTCGCCACAT GTATGGAAAAGTGTTCAAGTCACATATATTTGGAAGTCCGACAATAGTTTCAACTGATGCAGAAGTTAACAGAAGTATTCTTCAAAGTGATGCAAAGACTTTTGTGCCTTTCTATCCAAAATCTCTAACTGAACTCATGGGAAAATCCTCCATTTTGCTCATTAATGGAAGTTTGCAAAGGAGAATCCATGGCCTAATTGGAGCTTTTTTCAAGTCTCCTCATGTTAAAGCTCGGATTACCCATGACATGCAAAAGTATGTTCAACAATCTATGGCTAATTGGCATGAAAATTGCCCCATCTATATTCAAGACCAAGCTAAAAAT ATTGCTTTCCAAGTGTTAGTCAAAGCGTTGATTGGAATAGATCAAGGTGACCAATTGGAGTTTTTAAAGAGTCAATTTCAAGAATTCATAGCTGGTCTTATGTCTTTGCCAATAAATATTCCTGGAAGCAGACTTCACCGCTCTTTACAG GCGAAAAAGAGAATGGTGAAATTGATCCAAAGAATAATACAAGAAAAGAGGGACAGGAGTACTGTTTCAACAGTAAGTGAAGACGTAGCTGATGTTTTGCTAAATGATACAAGTGAAGAACTAACAGATAATCTAATATCGGATAATATGATTGATTTGATGATACCTGGAGAAGATTCAGTTCCTGTCCTTATTACTCTTGCCATAAAATACCTTTCAGATTGCCCTGCTGCCCTCCAACAATTGACG GAGGAGAACCTGACATTAAAGAGGCTGAAAGAAAAGCAAGGAGAAACACTAGTGTGGAGCGATTATTTATCCTTACCATTTACACAAAAC gTGATATCAGAGACATTAAGAATGGGAAACATAATAATAGGGGTAATGAGGAAAGCAGTGAAAGATGTGGAGATAAAAGGATATTTAATTCCTAAAGGATGGTGTGCTTTGGCATATTTTAGATCAGTTCATCTTGATGATAATCTCTATGACTTTCCTTTTCAGTTTAATCCCTGGCGCTGGCAA AACAAGGAAACGAACAACTATAACTTCACACCATTTGGAGGTGGACAAAGGCTGTGCCCTGGGCTTGACCTTGCTAGGCTTGAAGCTTCTATCTTCCTCCACCACTTTACTACTCAATTCAG GTGGGTGGCTGAGGAGGATTCCATTATCAACTTTCCAACTGTAAGAATGAAGAGGGGAATGCCAGTTTGGATTAAAAGGAGAGAGCAGACAACAACAGAGTAG
- the LOC104088434 gene encoding uncharacterized protein: MGVSPKLYVNKPKKAQLKQQQPSSPPPPAPPPSSSSSMASSASVRSAAPPPQPPKESFVRRYKYLWPMLLAVNFSIGAYLFMRTKKKDVGTEEGEMPYVPSAASTAAATAVSEKENEVTKEVATPPPVLPVIVRESIPENQQRELFKWMLEEKRRVEPKDHEEKRRIDEEKAVLKHFIRAKSIPVL; encoded by the exons ATGGGCGTGTCTCCAAAATTATACGTCAACAAACCTAAAAAAG CGCAACTGAAGCAACAACAGCCATCTTCTCCACCACCGCCGGCGCCGCCGCCGTCTTCGTCGTCGTCGATGGCGTCATCAGCATCTGTTCGCAGTGCGGCTCCACCACCTCAGCCGCCTAAGGAATCCTTCGTCCGTCGTTACAAGTACCTCTGGCCTATGCTATTGGCTGTCAATTTCTCTATTGGAG CTTACCTTTTCATGAGGACAAAGAAGAAAGATGTGGGAACCGAGGAAGGAGAAATGCCATATGTTCCTAGCGCTGCTTCAACAGCAGCTGCCACGGCAGTTAgtgaaaaagaaaatgaagtcACTAAAGAAGTCGCTACTCCACCTCCTGTGCTGCCTGTGATTGTACGTGAGTCAATACCTGAGAATCAACAGCGTGAACTATTTAAGTGGATGTTGGAAGAAAAGAGAAGAGTTGAACCAAAAGATCACGAGGAGAAAAGGCGAATTGACGAGGAGAAAGCCGTTCTCAAGCACTTTATTCGAGCCAAGTCCATCCCAGTTTTGTAG
- the LOC138906923 gene encoding uncharacterized protein, translated as MKMVNETSHPPQKTHKVSSNSSSGSSTTARTVTKGPFNLYFSAKQQEKGKGEEGLGLEAKKILRDRAVSAFAAWMYDAGLPFNCVNYKTFDKFIEAVGQYGPGMKPPSYHEVRVTHLKKEVKKIDQIIEEHKVEWNKFGCSIMMDKWTARNGKMIINVLVNSPRGSVFLESHDASNSSTDGSKMYSLFRKTIDKIGKENVVQIVTDNASENVSAGRMMEAMYPHIYWTPCAAHCINLMFGDIFKENPYASVFTKAVRVYSYISQRPLLLNLMRKFTNERNLVRPAKTRFATAFLTLHSFYLQKKKLRKLVLSNEWKDNRYAKEVAGKETVKVLISPSFWNDVVRALKVGGPLIRVLRMVDGERKPPMGYLYEAMDQCYK; from the exons ATGAAGATGGTGAATGAGACCTCCCACCCCCCCCAAAAAACTCATAAGGTATCTTCAAATAGTTCTAGTGGGTCATCCACGACGGCACGTACAGTGACAAAAGGTCCATTCAATCTTTATTTCTCGGCAAAACAACAAGAAAAGGGAAAAGGTGAAGAAGGTCTAGGTTTAGaagccaagaagattttgagagACCGCGCCGTAAGTGCCTTTGCAGCATGGATGTATGATGCGGGGCTTCCTTTCAACTGTGTTAACTACAAAACTTTTGATAAATTCATTGAGGCCGTAGGACAATATGGCCCAGGAATGAAGCCTCCTAGCTATCATGAAGTTAGAGTAACTCATCTTAAAAAAGAGGTGAAGAAGATAGACCAAATTATTGAGGAGCATAAAGTGGAATGGAACAAGTTTGGATGTtccattatgatggataaatggacAGCACGGAATGGAAAAATGATCATAAATGTGTTGGTGAACTCTCCAAGAGGGAGTGTTTTTCTTGAATCTCACGATGCTAGCAACTCTTCTACGGATGGAAGCAAAATGTACAGCTTGTTTAGAAAGACTATTGATAAAATTGGAAAGGAAAATGTTGTACAAATTGTTACAGATAATGCTAGTGAGAATGTTAGTGCGGGTAGGATGATGGAAGCTATGTATCCACACATTTATTGGACTCCATGTGCTGCCCATTGTATCAACTTGATGTTTGGTGACATATTCAAGGAAAACCCATATGCTTCAG TTTTCACTAAGGCCGTCAGGGTATATTCTTACATCAGTCAGAGGCCgttgttgttgaatttgatgaggaaattcacaaatgaaagaaatttggtgagaccgGCCAAGACTAGATTTGCAACGgctttcttaactttgcatagtTTTTACTTGCAAAAGAAAAAATTGAGAAAGCTAGTTCTTTCAAATGAATGGAAAGATAATAGATATGCAAAGGAAGTTGCGGGAAAAGAAACTGTCAAAGTTCTTATTTCTCCATCATTCTGGAATGACGTCGTTCGGGCTCTTAAAGTTGGTGGTCCTTTGATTAGGGTACTTCGTATGGTGGATGGGGAGAGAAAACCACCAATGGGCTATCTTTATGAGGCTATGGATCAGTGTTATAAATAG
- the LOC104120696 gene encoding uncharacterized protein, translated as MYSLFRKTIDKIGKKNVVQIVTDNASENVSAGRMMEAMYPHIYWTPCAAHCINLMFGDIFKENPYASVFTKAVRVYSYISQRPLLLNLMRKFTNERNLVRPAKTRFATAFLTLHSFYLQKKKLRKLVLSNEWKDNRYAKEVAGKETAKVLISPSFWNDVVRALKVGGPLIRVLRMVDGERKPPMGYLYEAMDQCYK; from the exons ATGTACAGCTTGTTTAGAAAGACTATTGATAAAATTGGAAAGAAAAATGTTGTACAAATTGTTACAGATAATGCTAGTGAGAATGTTAGTGCGGGTAGGATGATGGAAGCTATGTATCCACACATTTATTGGACTCCATGTGCTGCCCATTGTATCAACTTGATGTTTGGTGACATATTCAAGGAAAACCCATATGCTTCAG TTTTCACTAAGGCCGTCAGGGTATATTCCTACATCAGTCAGAGGCCgttgttgttgaatttgatgaggaaattcacaaatgaaagaaatttggtgagaccgGCCAAGACTAGATTTGCAACGgctttcttaactttgcatagtTTTTACTTGCAAAAGAAAAAATTGAGAAAGCTAGTTCTTTCAAATGAATGGAAAGATAATAGATATGCAAAGGAAGTTGCGGGAAAAGAAACTGCCAAAGTTCTTATTTCTCCATCATTCTGGAATGACGTCGTTCGGGCTCTTAAAGTTGGTGGTCCTTTGATTAGGGTACTTCGTATGGTGGATGGGGAGAGAAAACCACCAATGGGCTATCTTTATGAGGCTATGGATCAGTGTTATAAATAG